Proteins encoded by one window of Emticicia oligotrophica DSM 17448:
- a CDS encoding GNAT family N-acetyltransferase, giving the protein MDITYRKADLNDLDDLVRLRIEFLKEVQPIETHQYSEENLQKSLHDYLSEALRTDTFVAWVAELENKIIATSGLCFFQITPGFTLIDGKIAYILNIYTLREWRGKGVGKTVFNHILQEAISRGYKRISLHATNEGRPVYEKFGFRLTSDEMELRLP; this is encoded by the coding sequence ATGGACATTACCTACCGAAAAGCTGACCTAAATGACCTCGATGATTTAGTACGCTTGAGAATTGAATTTTTAAAAGAAGTTCAACCTATTGAAACGCATCAGTACAGCGAAGAAAACCTACAAAAATCTCTACATGATTACTTATCAGAGGCTTTACGTACTGATACTTTTGTAGCGTGGGTAGCCGAACTTGAAAATAAAATCATCGCCACAAGCGGTCTATGTTTTTTTCAGATTACGCCTGGTTTTACGCTTATTGATGGAAAAATTGCGTATATTTTAAATATCTATACCTTGCGTGAGTGGCGAGGAAAGGGTGTTGGTAAAACAGTTTTTAATCATATTTTGCAAGAGGCAATCAGTAGAGGATACAAACGTATATCCTTGCATGCTACAAATGAAGGACGACCTGTCTATGAAAAATTTGGTTTTCGTCTCACTTCCGACGAAATGGAACTTCGATTACCTT